A stretch of Janibacter endophyticus DNA encodes these proteins:
- a CDS encoding tripartite tricarboxylate transporter TctB family protein has product MSDESTRGAPRPAAEGDILAELEAELAQELAEERPPAGGPGYQVAGALVAIVIGAAGMWLANGYGLGAPRAPGPGLWPFIISVGVTGLGVLLLVGGRGLQDTEIFSRSSVLPVAGLVTFVAMAFLMPLIGFEIPSLLLCFVWLRWLGGETWRSSIVISVATVAVFYVLFLYGLRIPLPHLISI; this is encoded by the coding sequence ATGAGTGACGAGAGCACACGCGGCGCACCACGGCCCGCGGCCGAGGGTGACATCCTCGCCGAGCTCGAGGCCGAGCTCGCCCAGGAGCTGGCCGAGGAGCGCCCGCCCGCGGGTGGTCCCGGCTACCAGGTAGCCGGCGCTCTCGTCGCCATCGTCATCGGCGCCGCCGGGATGTGGCTCGCGAACGGTTACGGGCTGGGGGCGCCGCGCGCCCCCGGCCCGGGGCTGTGGCCCTTCATCATCTCGGTGGGCGTCACCGGGCTCGGGGTACTCCTGCTTGTCGGGGGCCGCGGACTGCAGGACACCGAGATCTTCAGCCGCTCGAGCGTGCTGCCGGTTGCCGGTCTCGTCACCTTCGTCGCCATGGCCTTCCTCATGCCGCTCATCGGTTTCGAGATCCCGTCGCTGCTCCTGTGCTTCGTCTGGCTCAGGTGGCTCGGCGGGGAGACCTGGCGCTCCTCGATCGTCATCTCGGTAGCGACGGTCGCCGTCTTCTACGTCCTCTTCCTCTACGGGCTGCGCATCCCGCTCCCGCACCTCATCTCGATCTGA
- a CDS encoding LysR family transcriptional regulator has product MYTLDQVRCFVAVAEELHFGRAAERLMMTQPPLSRQIQKLERSIGVTLLDRDNRGVRLTEAGRSFLVESHRMLNLVDSAADVARRIDAGSAGVVRLGFTAVSAISILGPLLQRVATELPRVEIRLSERVSGAQEDGIRRGELDLGLARPPFDTSLLGSRVVLREPLMAVIPVDHRLATLDRPLAPEDFDGEAVIGYHPRQSRYFHEMGVRFFANAHQRVEQRVQQVLTAMLLVSAHRGCTLAPASAQSLGVSDIVFRPLVSGGGDSRLDVDPARPVELHAIWSRTSANPSVRRIVDIASTISG; this is encoded by the coding sequence GTGTACACGCTCGACCAGGTCAGATGCTTCGTCGCGGTCGCCGAGGAGCTGCACTTCGGGCGTGCCGCCGAGCGGCTGATGATGACCCAACCGCCCCTCTCCCGGCAGATCCAGAAGCTCGAGCGTTCCATCGGCGTGACTCTCCTCGACCGAGACAACCGCGGGGTGCGCCTCACCGAGGCCGGTCGTAGCTTCCTCGTCGAGAGCCACCGCATGCTCAACCTCGTCGACTCCGCAGCCGACGTCGCCCGGCGCATCGACGCCGGCTCCGCCGGCGTCGTCCGTCTTGGATTCACCGCCGTTTCTGCGATCAGCATCCTGGGGCCCCTCCTCCAGAGGGTCGCTACCGAGCTCCCCCGCGTCGAGATCCGACTCTCGGAGCGGGTCAGCGGCGCCCAGGAGGACGGCATCAGGCGCGGTGAGCTCGACCTCGGCCTGGCCCGGCCCCCCTTCGATACCAGCCTGCTGGGGTCTCGTGTCGTGCTCCGTGAACCCCTCATGGCCGTCATCCCCGTGGACCACCGCCTGGCCACGCTGGACCGACCGCTGGCGCCCGAGGACTTCGACGGCGAGGCAGTGATCGGCTACCACCCGCGCCAGTCACGCTACTTCCATGAGATGGGGGTGCGCTTCTTCGCCAACGCCCACCAGCGCGTCGAGCAACGGGTGCAGCAGGTGCTGACCGCGATGCTTCTCGTCTCGGCTCACCGCGGGTGCACCCTCGCCCCGGCCTCCGCGCAGTCCCTGGGGGTCTCCGACATCGTCTTCCGACCGCTCGTCAGCGGCGGGGGCGACTCCCGCCTGGACGTCGACCCCGCGCGGCCCGTCGAGCTCCACGCCATCTGGTCCCGCACCTCCGCGAATCCCAGCGTGCGACGCATCGTCGACATCGCCTCGACGATCTCGGGTTGA
- a CDS encoding glucarate dehydratase family protein, with amino-acid sequence MTGCRISRVVVTPVAFADPPLLNVVGVHQPFALRAVVEVHTDDGVLGLGEIYADETHWQRLEAVASALGGHDPYDLHGLRRLVAEVLAKGDGGAGASFGGMLDVDSAVDTVYSPFEVACLDIQGHRAGVPVSDLLGGAVRDAVPFSGYLFYKWAGHPGQADDAWGEALTPEGIVEQARRMVDGWGFGSLKLKGGVFAPEEECAAIEALREAFPGLPLRLDPNGAWTVPTSVDVARRLDGVVEYLEDPTPGIRGMAAVAAQVSVPLATNMCVIAMEHLPPAIARGAVQVVLSDHHLWGGLRASQLLGGIADVWGMGLSMHSNSHLGISLAAMVHLAAATPNLTYACDTHYPWKTEEVIAPGVLDFVDGAVRVPTTPGLGVTLDRDALGTLHEQYLGCGVRRREDTVYMRSIQPGFTPNTARW; translated from the coding sequence ATGACTGGATGCCGGATCTCGCGGGTGGTCGTCACCCCTGTCGCCTTTGCCGACCCTCCGCTCCTCAACGTCGTCGGCGTCCACCAGCCCTTCGCGCTGCGCGCGGTCGTGGAGGTGCACACCGACGACGGAGTCCTGGGACTCGGCGAGATCTACGCCGACGAGACGCACTGGCAGCGGCTCGAGGCGGTCGCCTCAGCTCTCGGCGGGCACGACCCGTACGACCTCCACGGTCTGCGACGTCTGGTTGCCGAGGTCCTGGCGAAGGGGGACGGCGGCGCGGGCGCGAGCTTCGGCGGCATGCTCGACGTCGACTCCGCGGTCGACACCGTGTACTCCCCCTTCGAGGTTGCCTGCCTCGACATCCAGGGGCACCGGGCCGGTGTGCCGGTGAGCGACCTGCTCGGCGGCGCGGTCCGCGACGCGGTGCCCTTCTCCGGCTACCTCTTCTACAAGTGGGCCGGCCACCCGGGCCAGGCCGACGACGCGTGGGGCGAGGCCCTGACACCTGAGGGCATCGTCGAGCAGGCCCGTCGCATGGTCGACGGGTGGGGCTTCGGCTCGCTGAAGCTCAAGGGCGGCGTCTTCGCACCCGAGGAGGAGTGCGCGGCGATCGAGGCGCTTCGAGAGGCCTTCCCGGGCCTGCCCCTTCGCCTCGACCCGAACGGCGCCTGGACCGTCCCCACCTCGGTCGATGTGGCGCGCCGGCTCGACGGCGTCGTCGAGTACCTTGAGGACCCGACCCCCGGCATCAGGGGCATGGCGGCCGTCGCCGCCCAGGTCAGCGTCCCGCTCGCGACGAACATGTGCGTCATTGCCATGGAGCACCTGCCGCCGGCGATCGCTCGGGGTGCCGTCCAGGTCGTGCTCTCAGACCACCACCTCTGGGGTGGCCTGCGGGCCTCGCAGCTGCTCGGCGGCATCGCCGACGTGTGGGGCATGGGCCTGTCGATGCACTCGAACTCGCACCTGGGCATCAGCCTCGCCGCGATGGTCCACCTCGCCGCCGCGACGCCCAACCTCACCTACGCGTGCGACACCCACTACCCGTGGAAGACGGAGGAGGTCATCGCTCCCGGTGTCCTCGACTTCGTCGACGGTGCGGTCCGGGTGCCCACGACCCCCGGCCTGGGTGTGACCCTGGACCGGGACGCGCTGGGTACGCTCCACGAGCAGTACCTCGGCTGCGGTGTCCGACGCCGGGAGGACACGGTGTACATGCGCTCGATCCAGCCGGGATTCACCCCGAACACCGCCCGCTGGTAG
- a CDS encoding universal stress protein translates to MSILIGYVPAPEGEAALEAGLAEAAALGQPVVIVNSPRKGSIIDPEMADAATRERLLVAAEERGVEASIDQGQHGADLVQTFEELVEKHAATRVVIGLRRRSAVGKLVLGSDAQRLLLGLDVPILAVKPSA, encoded by the coding sequence ATGAGCATCCTCATCGGATACGTCCCCGCCCCCGAGGGCGAGGCCGCGCTCGAGGCCGGTCTCGCGGAGGCTGCGGCTCTGGGGCAGCCCGTCGTCATCGTCAACAGTCCCCGCAAGGGCAGCATCATCGACCCCGAGATGGCCGACGCGGCGACCCGGGAGCGTCTGCTCGTCGCTGCAGAGGAGCGCGGGGTCGAGGCGAGCATCGACCAGGGTCAGCACGGGGCCGACCTCGTCCAGACCTTCGAGGAGCTCGTCGAGAAGCACGCGGCGACCCGGGTCGTCATCGGGCTGCGTCGGCGCAGCGCGGTCGGCAAGCTCGTCCTCGGCTCGGACGCGCAGCGCCTCCTCCTTGGCCTCGACGTACCGATCCTCGCGGTGAAGCCCTCCGCATGA
- a CDS encoding tripartite tricarboxylate transporter permease, producing MDINDFLAGFSVVAEPRNLLYCLIGVLIGMLIGVLPGLGPAATIAILLPIVYGTEPVSAIIMLAGIFYGAQYGGTITSVLLRLPGEASTVVTVFDGFALAKQGKAGTALGIAAIGSFIGATVSIIGLTLLAPVVAGYALDFGPPEMAALALLGVLLVSTIGSGHMVKALIAAGIGMLLATVGRDSFSGAERFTFGSLQLTDGIDFVVVAMGLFGVGEILYNLEERHGKVHSPAKVGNVWPSRSELKESSGAIARGSGIGFFLGVLPGGGAVMSSLAAYAAEKRISKTPEKFGRGAIQGVAAPESANNAAATSSFIPLLTLGIPANASMAILFGALLILGVTPGPQLVDENPELFWGVINSMYIGNIILLLLSIPLVGIFVKILRIRPAILAPITVLITVLGVYTINNSTFDIFVMIFFGAIGYLMKKLGFEPGPMVLAFVLGAIVESNIRRSLIIFGGDPTGFVTRPISGTIIVLLVVVALSPFISKTIRRRTARREE from the coding sequence GTGGACATCAACGACTTCCTCGCGGGCTTCAGCGTCGTCGCTGAGCCTCGTAACCTCCTCTACTGCCTCATCGGCGTGCTCATCGGCATGCTCATCGGTGTGCTTCCTGGGCTCGGCCCGGCGGCGACCATCGCCATCCTCCTGCCGATCGTCTACGGGACCGAGCCGGTCTCGGCGATCATCATGCTGGCCGGCATCTTCTACGGCGCCCAGTACGGCGGGACGATCACGTCGGTGCTCCTCCGGCTCCCTGGTGAGGCGTCGACGGTGGTGACCGTCTTCGACGGCTTCGCCCTGGCCAAGCAGGGCAAAGCAGGCACTGCGCTCGGCATCGCGGCCATCGGCTCCTTCATCGGGGCCACGGTCTCGATCATCGGCCTCACCCTCCTCGCGCCCGTCGTCGCCGGGTACGCGCTCGACTTCGGCCCGCCGGAGATGGCCGCACTCGCGCTCCTCGGTGTGCTGCTGGTCTCGACGATCGGCAGCGGCCACATGGTCAAGGCGCTCATCGCCGCCGGCATCGGCATGCTGCTTGCGACCGTCGGCCGCGACAGCTTCAGTGGCGCCGAGCGATTCACCTTCGGCAGCCTCCAGCTCACCGACGGCATCGACTTCGTCGTCGTCGCGATGGGCTTGTTCGGCGTCGGCGAGATCCTCTACAACCTCGAGGAGCGGCACGGCAAGGTCCACTCGCCGGCGAAGGTCGGCAACGTGTGGCCCTCACGCTCCGAGCTCAAGGAGTCCTCCGGCGCAATCGCCCGCGGCTCGGGCATCGGCTTCTTCCTCGGCGTCCTCCCCGGCGGTGGAGCGGTGATGTCCTCGCTCGCCGCGTACGCCGCCGAGAAGCGGATCAGCAAGACTCCCGAGAAGTTCGGACGCGGCGCGATCCAGGGCGTCGCCGCGCCGGAGTCGGCCAACAACGCCGCCGCCACCTCGTCCTTCATCCCGCTCCTGACGCTCGGCATCCCCGCCAACGCGTCCATGGCGATCCTCTTCGGAGCGTTGCTCATCCTCGGCGTCACGCCCGGACCGCAGCTCGTCGACGAGAACCCGGAGCTCTTCTGGGGCGTCATCAACTCGATGTACATCGGCAACATCATCTTGCTGCTGCTGAGCATCCCGCTCGTCGGGATCTTCGTGAAGATCCTGCGCATCCGCCCGGCGATCCTCGCGCCCATCACGGTGCTCATCACGGTGCTCGGTGTATACACGATCAACAACAGCACCTTCGACATCTTCGTCATGATCTTCTTCGGGGCCATCGGCTACCTCATGAAGAAGCTGGGCTTCGAGCCGGGCCCGATGGTGCTCGCCTTCGTCCTCGGCGCCATCGTCGAGAGCAACATCCGCCGCTCCCTCATCATCTTCGGCGGCGACCCGACCGGGTTCGTCACCCGACCGATCTCGGGAACGATCATCGTGCTGCTCGTCGTTGTCGCTCTCTCCCCGTTCATCAGCAAGACCATCCGCCGCCGCACCGCCAGGAGAGAAGAATGA
- a CDS encoding aldehyde dehydrogenase (NADP(+)), producing MTDQPRSIIAGQERDQADVTAATAAAADAFAAYRSTTPDERADFLESVAAAIEADKDAIIQAAVAESHLPEARITGEVGRTTGQLRMFAGVVRQGDHLGVRIDVAMPDREPLPRPDIRQRMIPLGPVAVFGASNFPLAFSTAGGDTASALAAGCPVIVKGHPAHPRAGYLVARAITSAVAAAGLPTGVFSFVLGDGYEIGQELVRDPRIAAVGFTGSRAGGLALVRTAAERDVPIPVYAEMSAVNPVVVLPGALGDAASLGEAYVGSLTMGAGQFCTNPGLLFLPEGDQGDAFLVAAGRAVAGSTGTQMLTSGIAEAYTKGAEQVAQVGGAEVVASGQSGEGADAPAPQIVAAPLNALDEVAVEVFGAAGVVVRYGSLDELLPHLEALEGQLTATIHAGEADAEASARLLPTLELKVGRILFNGWPTGVEVGHAMVHGGPYPSTSDSRTTSVGSLAIERFQRPVCYQDVPAAVQPEAIRDDNPWGLRRRIDGVLEA from the coding sequence ATGACCGACCAGCCCCGCTCGATCATCGCCGGCCAGGAACGCGACCAGGCCGACGTCACCGCAGCGACCGCCGCCGCCGCTGACGCCTTCGCCGCCTACCGGAGCACGACCCCGGACGAGCGTGCCGACTTCCTCGAGTCGGTCGCCGCCGCCATCGAGGCCGACAAGGACGCCATCATCCAGGCCGCCGTCGCCGAGTCGCACCTGCCTGAGGCCAGGATCACCGGCGAGGTCGGCCGGACCACCGGCCAGCTACGGATGTTCGCAGGTGTCGTCCGCCAGGGCGACCACCTCGGGGTGCGCATCGACGTGGCGATGCCGGATCGGGAACCCCTGCCCCGGCCCGACATCCGCCAGCGCATGATCCCTCTCGGTCCGGTCGCGGTCTTCGGCGCGAGCAACTTCCCGCTCGCCTTCTCGACCGCGGGCGGTGACACGGCGTCGGCGCTCGCTGCGGGCTGCCCGGTCATCGTCAAGGGCCATCCGGCACATCCGCGGGCGGGCTACCTCGTCGCGCGGGCGATCACCTCCGCCGTCGCCGCCGCGGGCCTGCCCACCGGCGTCTTCTCCTTCGTCCTCGGCGACGGGTACGAGATCGGCCAGGAGCTCGTGCGGGACCCGCGGATCGCCGCAGTCGGCTTCACCGGCTCCCGGGCGGGCGGTCTGGCCCTCGTCCGTACCGCCGCCGAGCGAGACGTCCCGATCCCCGTCTACGCGGAGATGTCGGCCGTCAACCCCGTCGTCGTCCTGCCCGGTGCCCTCGGTGACGCGGCTTCGCTCGGCGAGGCCTACGTCGGCTCCCTCACGATGGGCGCCGGCCAGTTCTGCACCAACCCTGGCCTCCTCTTCCTCCCCGAGGGCGACCAGGGCGACGCCTTCCTGGTGGCCGCCGGCCGCGCTGTCGCCGGGTCCACCGGCACCCAGATGCTCACGTCGGGGATCGCGGAGGCGTACACGAAGGGGGCCGAGCAGGTTGCCCAGGTCGGTGGCGCCGAGGTGGTCGCCTCCGGGCAGTCGGGCGAAGGGGCGGACGCCCCGGCGCCGCAGATCGTCGCTGCACCGCTCAACGCGCTCGACGAGGTCGCGGTCGAGGTCTTCGGCGCTGCCGGGGTCGTCGTCCGGTATGGCTCGCTCGACGAGCTGCTGCCGCACCTCGAGGCCCTCGAGGGTCAGCTCACCGCGACGATCCACGCCGGCGAGGCGGACGCCGAGGCCTCCGCCCGGCTCCTCCCGACGCTCGAGCTCAAGGTCGGCCGGATCCTCTTCAACGGATGGCCGACGGGTGTCGAGGTCGGTCACGCGATGGTCCACGGTGGCCCCTACCCGTCCACCTCCGACAGCAGGACGACGTCGGTGGGCTCGCTGGCCATCGAGCGCTTCCAACGACCGGTCTGTTATCAGGACGTCCCGGCCGCGGTCCAGCCCGAGGCGATCCGTGACGACAACCCGTGGGGCCTGCGCCGCCGCATCGACGGGGTGCTCGAGGCGTGA
- a CDS encoding Bug family tripartite tricarboxylate transporter substrate binding protein — translation MPSTTTRLAALVGIGTLALSACGGVSNTTGGGGGDDATYPSGTVEMYVGASAGGSSDLISRSVSKGLSDALGGTFAVINKEGANGALAAAQIKDAKNDGSVIGIQNASLFVITPLAVDEDEVTNIDDFEVVGGVSRDDYVLVTSPKSGLKSIDDIKSADRQLTYATTGVGTGAQLSCALTYEVAGADAKPVPFDGGAPALTAVLGGQVDTACIQIGEAIENIESDKLTPITVFAPERIEYLQDVATAKEQGLDVEVYQYRFMTVPKGTPQEVKDTIADGMKKTFATDEYKKFNEQNSLTPMELTGDEVVEQLKKDKERYASLVEEYKLDLGGN, via the coding sequence ATGCCTAGCACCACGACCCGTCTCGCAGCCCTTGTCGGCATCGGCACGCTCGCGCTCAGCGCGTGCGGCGGTGTCTCGAACACCACTGGTGGAGGTGGCGGCGACGACGCCACGTATCCCTCTGGCACGGTGGAGATGTACGTCGGTGCGTCCGCCGGCGGATCCAGCGACCTCATCAGCCGCTCGGTCTCCAAGGGCCTCTCCGACGCCCTCGGCGGCACCTTCGCCGTCATTAACAAGGAGGGCGCCAACGGCGCCCTTGCCGCGGCTCAGATCAAGGACGCCAAGAACGACGGCTCCGTCATCGGGATCCAGAACGCCTCGCTCTTCGTCATCACCCCTCTTGCGGTCGACGAGGACGAGGTGACCAACATCGACGACTTCGAGGTCGTCGGCGGCGTCAGCCGGGACGACTATGTCCTCGTCACCAGCCCAAAGAGCGGCCTGAAGTCCATCGACGACATCAAGAGCGCGGACCGGCAGCTCACCTATGCCACCACCGGCGTCGGCACCGGAGCGCAGCTCTCCTGCGCCCTGACCTACGAGGTCGCCGGCGCGGACGCCAAGCCCGTGCCCTTCGACGGTGGTGCCCCGGCGCTGACGGCCGTCCTCGGGGGTCAGGTCGACACGGCCTGCATCCAGATCGGTGAGGCGATCGAGAACATCGAGAGCGACAAGCTCACACCGATCACGGTCTTCGCGCCGGAGCGGATCGAGTACCTCCAGGACGTCGCCACCGCCAAGGAGCAGGGCCTCGACGTCGAGGTCTACCAGTACCGCTTCATGACGGTCCCCAAGGGCACTCCCCAGGAGGTCAAGGACACGATTGCCGACGGCATGAAGAAGACCTTCGCGACCGACGAGTACAAGAAGTTCAACGAGCAGAACAGCCTCACCCCGATGGAGCTGACCGGCGACGAGGTCGTCGAGCAGCTCAAGAAGGACAAGGAGCGCTACGCGTCCCTCGTCGAGGAGTACAAGCTCGACCTCGGCGGCAACTGA
- a CDS encoding L-talarate/galactarate dehydratase: MADSIRSLTLSHVVLPLENPVSDAKVLTGRQKPLTETVLLFVEVTTTDGHEGMGFSYSKRAGGPAQYTHLKEIAEVAVGQDPSDIDRIYQSLMWAGASVGRSGVATQAVAALDVALWDLKARRAGLPLAKLLGAYRDSCRVYNTSGGFLQASVEEIKEKATASLESGIGGIKIKVGQPDWREDLRRVEAIREHLGDTPFMVDANQQWDRDRARRMCRALEEHDLVWIEEPLDAWDATGHADLSRTFDTPIATGEMLTSVPEHMALIDAGYRGIVQPDAPRIGGITPFLRFATLASHAGLALAPHYAMEIHLHLAAAYPTEPWVEHFEWLNPLFEERIDIHDGRMWVPDRPGLGFTLSGRMRELTKDSVTIGA, from the coding sequence ATGGCCGACTCGATCCGATCACTGACCCTCTCCCACGTCGTCCTCCCGCTGGAGAACCCGGTGAGCGATGCCAAGGTGCTCACCGGACGGCAGAAGCCGCTCACCGAGACCGTCCTCCTGTTCGTCGAGGTCACGACCACGGACGGGCACGAGGGCATGGGCTTCTCCTACTCCAAGCGAGCCGGAGGGCCGGCGCAGTACACCCACCTCAAGGAGATCGCCGAGGTCGCCGTCGGGCAGGACCCCTCGGACATCGACCGCATCTACCAGTCCCTCATGTGGGCCGGCGCTTCCGTCGGCCGCTCCGGCGTCGCGACCCAGGCGGTCGCTGCGCTCGACGTCGCCCTGTGGGACCTCAAGGCGCGCCGGGCCGGCCTCCCGTTGGCCAAGCTGCTCGGCGCCTACCGAGACTCCTGCCGCGTCTACAACACCTCCGGCGGGTTCCTCCAGGCCTCCGTCGAGGAGATCAAGGAGAAGGCCACCGCCTCCCTCGAGTCCGGCATCGGCGGCATCAAGATCAAGGTCGGCCAGCCGGACTGGCGCGAGGACCTGCGCCGCGTCGAGGCTATCCGCGAGCACCTCGGCGACACGCCCTTCATGGTCGATGCCAACCAGCAGTGGGACCGCGATCGCGCCCGCCGCATGTGCCGCGCCCTCGAGGAGCACGACCTCGTGTGGATCGAGGAACCCCTCGACGCGTGGGACGCCACCGGGCACGCCGATCTCTCGCGGACCTTCGACACCCCTATCGCGACCGGTGAGATGCTCACATCCGTGCCGGAGCACATGGCGCTCATCGACGCCGGGTACCGGGGTATCGTCCAGCCTGACGCCCCTCGGATCGGTGGTATCACCCCATTCCTCCGCTTCGCGACGCTCGCCTCGCACGCCGGGCTCGCCCTCGCCCCCCACTACGCGATGGAGATCCACCTCCACCTCGCGGCGGCCTACCCCACCGAGCCCTGGGTGGAGCACTTCGAGTGGCTCAACCCGCTCTTCGAGGAACGCATCGACATCCACGACGGCCGCATGTGGGTGCCCGACCGTCCCGGCCTCGGCTTCACCCTGAGCGGCCGGATGCGCGAGCTGACGAAGGACAGCGTGACGATCGGGGCATGA
- a CDS encoding FadR/GntR family transcriptional regulator — MTTTLAHRVVTGLKEQILSGRLAPGAKLPSEAELIDEFAVSRTVVREAVTRLRAEGLVETFQGRGSFVLAVPEPSPFAAEAASIRTHDDVLAMVDFRIGIESEAAALAAHNRSATDESAIRAAGAEFTRAGAEGGVAADFAFHRAVAQASGNRYFRDLVESLGPTMIMLARTRLGDSYSMSDAAHVQRVAREHEAIADAVLAGDADGARAAMRVHLGSTRRRLGG, encoded by the coding sequence ATGACGACGACCCTCGCCCACCGCGTGGTCACCGGCCTCAAGGAGCAGATCCTCTCCGGCCGGCTCGCCCCCGGAGCGAAGCTGCCCTCGGAGGCCGAGCTCATCGACGAGTTCGCCGTCTCCCGCACCGTCGTGCGGGAGGCGGTGACCCGGTTGCGCGCCGAGGGTCTCGTCGAGACCTTCCAGGGCCGGGGCTCCTTCGTCCTCGCCGTCCCCGAGCCCTCCCCGTTCGCCGCCGAGGCCGCCTCGATCCGCACCCACGACGACGTCCTCGCGATGGTCGACTTCCGGATCGGGATCGAGTCCGAGGCTGCCGCGCTCGCGGCCCACAACCGCAGTGCCACGGACGAGAGCGCGATCCGCGCGGCGGGCGCCGAGTTCACCCGGGCCGGGGCCGAAGGGGGGGTCGCGGCCGACTTCGCCTTCCACCGGGCGGTCGCCCAGGCGTCGGGCAACCGCTACTTCCGCGACCTCGTGGAGTCGCTCGGGCCGACGATGATCATGCTCGCCCGCACCCGGCTCGGCGACAGCTACTCGATGTCGGACGCGGCTCACGTCCAGCGGGTCGCGCGGGAGCACGAGGCGATAGCGGATGCGGTCCTCGCCGGTGACGCCGACGGCGCCAGGGCAGCGATGCGCGTGCACCTCGGGAGCACCCGCCGCCGGCTCGGCGGCTGA
- the kdgD gene encoding 5-dehydro-4-deoxyglucarate dehydratase: MTRYSPNELADQIKSGLLSFPVTAFDSERELDLPGYRTHLSWLAEQPVAGLFAAGGTGEGFSLSLEETDAVVRAAVDEIDGKVPVLAPATGSTVNAVAQAKAAKAAGADGLLLLPPYLTEASQDGLFEHVSQVCRATDLGVVVYSRANAVLVDETVARLADANETLVGFKDGIGNIEQMTRTYAKVGDRLMYIGGLPTAETFALPLLQLGVSTYSSALFNFLPAWAIDFYDAVRRQDHAEVYRRLNEFVIPYLDIRDRKPGYAVSIVKAGLKAVGRDAGPVRSPLSDLADSEVAELKTLIDSIS, encoded by the coding sequence GTGACCCGCTACAGCCCCAACGAACTCGCAGACCAGATCAAGAGCGGCCTGCTCTCCTTCCCGGTCACCGCATTCGACAGCGAGCGTGAGCTCGACCTGCCCGGGTACCGCACCCACCTCTCGTGGCTCGCCGAGCAGCCGGTCGCCGGACTCTTCGCCGCAGGCGGCACCGGTGAGGGCTTCAGCCTCAGCCTCGAGGAGACCGACGCGGTCGTCCGCGCCGCCGTCGACGAGATCGACGGCAAGGTGCCGGTCCTTGCCCCCGCCACCGGCTCGACCGTCAACGCGGTCGCCCAGGCCAAGGCGGCCAAGGCGGCCGGCGCCGACGGACTCCTCCTCCTGCCGCCCTATCTCACCGAGGCCAGCCAGGACGGTCTCTTCGAGCACGTCAGCCAGGTCTGCCGCGCCACCGATCTTGGTGTCGTCGTCTACAGCCGCGCCAACGCGGTCCTCGTCGACGAGACCGTCGCCCGGCTCGCCGACGCCAACGAGACCCTTGTCGGATTCAAGGACGGCATCGGCAACATCGAGCAGATGACCCGCACCTACGCCAAGGTCGGCGACCGCCTCATGTACATCGGCGGTCTGCCGACCGCGGAGACCTTCGCCCTGCCGCTGCTCCAGCTCGGCGTGAGCACGTACTCCTCCGCCCTCTTCAACTTCCTCCCTGCTTGGGCGATCGATTTCTACGACGCCGTGCGCCGCCAGGACCACGCCGAGGTCTACCGTCGGCTCAACGAGTTCGTCATCCCCTACCTCGACATCCGGGACCGCAAGCCCGGTTACGCGGTGTCGATCGTCAAGGCGGGACTCAAGGCCGTCGGCCGCGACGCCGGCCCCGTCCGCTCGCCCCTGTCCGACCTCGCCGACTCCGAGGTCGCCGAGCTGAAGACCCTCATCGACTCCATCAGCTGA